One part of the Paraglaciecola sp. L3A3 genome encodes these proteins:
- a CDS encoding LysR family transcriptional regulator, which translates to MLERSHLMIIRSVDQLGTLTQAAEQLCLSQSALSHSIKKLELYFGTPLWEKEGRRLRLNQAGSALLNLAERLLPQFEHSEQLIKKIADGRQGNLRIGMECHPCYQWLLNLVGPFLQQYPEVDLDVRQRFQFGGMGALLGYDIDMLVTPDPLYSNALEYIPVFDYEHVLVVPKEHVLAQKEYISPADLTNKIIITYPVEPSRLDIFSQFCHPAGVAIKKHIQIETTEILLQMVAAGRGFTALPRWLVESQQNNLAISAVSLGKQGMYKTIHLGFRKNEKRPEYLQRFIQMARDC; encoded by the coding sequence ATGTTAGAACGCTCGCACTTAATGATAATTCGCTCAGTTGATCAACTTGGAACCTTAACCCAAGCGGCAGAACAACTTTGTTTATCTCAATCGGCTTTGAGTCATTCTATAAAAAAGTTAGAACTCTATTTTGGTACACCTTTGTGGGAAAAAGAGGGCAGGCGATTACGCTTGAATCAAGCGGGCAGTGCCTTACTTAATTTAGCTGAAAGGTTATTACCGCAATTTGAACATAGTGAACAGCTGATTAAAAAAATAGCTGATGGACGGCAAGGCAACTTAAGAATTGGTATGGAATGCCATCCCTGTTATCAGTGGCTGCTTAATTTAGTTGGACCATTTTTACAGCAATATCCAGAAGTGGACTTAGACGTTCGCCAACGCTTTCAATTTGGCGGGATGGGGGCTTTACTAGGATATGATATTGATATGTTAGTGACTCCCGATCCTTTATATAGTAATGCTTTAGAATATATACCTGTATTTGATTATGAACATGTTTTGGTTGTGCCTAAAGAACATGTTCTGGCGCAAAAAGAGTATATATCCCCAGCGGATTTAACGAATAAAATTATAATCACTTACCCTGTCGAACCCTCTCGTTTAGATATATTTAGTCAATTTTGTCATCCTGCGGGAGTGGCAATTAAGAAACATATTCAAATAGAAACAACAGAAATTTTATTGCAAATGGTGGCTGCGGGTAGAGGATTTACCGCGTTACCAAGGTGGTTAGTTGAAAGCCAACAAAATAATTTAGCTATTTCTGCAGTAAGTCTTGGTAAACAAGGTATGTATAAAACTATTCATCTTGGGTTTCGGAAAAATGAAAAAAGACCTGAATATTTGCAGAGGTTTATACAAATGGCTAGGGATTGTTGA
- a CDS encoding choice-of-anchor H family protein yields the protein MKKLVLLIAVCIFTSSQVSAKQAGDWSVQSIEKQQEKTIAVMTKSAVINLASQSKQDSLTAESDVLAIDPVKVRQKENAKTLIIRPYVNTLDQRFWLYDAWISFHTDDDRDGFYNHFTLEFDADTEFDHAQVYARLYLAKGEVFKEYHTTSNFNIYADNNNDSFVVESELLTGFPAADYEVLIELYDANSNQLVATLDGFNDADLYLLPLESEDYEEVYVDQVVVIHESGGSLAWLILFFIPVAIVRIWIK from the coding sequence ATGAAAAAGTTAGTCTTATTGATAGCAGTTTGTATATTTACAAGCAGTCAAGTGTCGGCTAAACAGGCAGGTGATTGGAGTGTTCAATCGATAGAAAAACAGCAAGAAAAAACTATTGCAGTGATGACTAAAAGTGCAGTTATTAACTTGGCCTCACAGTCAAAACAAGATTCTCTAACTGCCGAGTCTGATGTTTTAGCTATAGATCCTGTCAAGGTTAGGCAAAAAGAGAATGCTAAAACGCTTATTATCCGTCCATATGTGAATACTTTAGATCAGCGATTTTGGCTATATGATGCATGGATTAGTTTTCATACTGATGATGACAGAGATGGTTTTTATAACCATTTTACTCTTGAGTTTGATGCGGATACTGAATTTGATCATGCCCAAGTTTACGCTCGATTATACTTGGCTAAAGGCGAAGTCTTTAAGGAATACCATACTACGTCAAACTTTAATATTTACGCTGACAACAATAATGATAGTTTTGTAGTGGAAAGTGAACTGCTAACGGGTTTCCCCGCAGCAGATTATGAAGTATTAATTGAGCTTTATGACGCCAATAGCAATCAACTAGTAGCAACACTAGATGGGTTTAATGATGCCGATTTATATTTGTTACCTCTTGAAAGTGAAGATTACGAAGAGGTGTATGTAGACCAAGTGGTAGTGATCCATGAAAGTGGTGGCAGTTTAGCTTGGTTAATCTTATTTTTTATACCAGTCGCCATAGTAAGAATATGGATTAAATAG
- a CDS encoding sulfatase, with protein sequence MFSFFKQYSALIGLSFFSCILFSKFVHADTAKRPNFVWLLSEDNSKHYLKLYDPQGATMPNVESLANEGMIFNHAFSNAAVCSTARSTLATGSYTPRLAMDNHRPYLQAKLPEGLKPISLFLKDAGYYTSNDAKTDYNFLTPEKIWDKSAPRASWRERQTDQPFFHMQTFGITHEGQLHFPKEDVQNVPTQHNPHSIELPPIYPNTDLFKYTYARTLDNHLTADKQIGEVLKKLKEDDLMDDTFIFYFGDHGGVLPASKGYLFERGLHVPLVVYVPKNFRHLLHKDMRQLKRAYIDGFVSFIDFAPTLMKLAGLPASDKQDGQSFLGEDISLKELKKRDTTLGYADRFDEKYDVVRSLRKGKYKYIRHYQPFNPDVLYNAYRFKNQALKEWYDLYKAGELNPVQAAFFESKPVEALYDVEKDPFETKNLAADNTHKPTLLSLREELSSRLKSMPDLGFFPESWQVENALANSTKFAKNNQAEIAKLIDIADLQLQDFATVKNQLKTSLQSTNQWQRYWALISLSRFNQDAIGFSSIVKHIMTSDSNLLNRARAAEYLAITDQISGKGILENLVEKSKNNVEALEIMNIATLLHDTKGTLFNFLMKTAWQQDYQGKLNKKQQKNLNYWFSNRINHLKQNNNL encoded by the coding sequence ATGTTTTCATTTTTTAAACAATATAGTGCTCTAATAGGACTATCATTTTTTAGCTGCATACTTTTTTCTAAGTTTGTTCATGCAGACACGGCAAAACGTCCTAATTTTGTTTGGTTACTAAGCGAGGATAATTCTAAACATTACTTAAAACTATATGATCCACAAGGGGCGACAATGCCTAATGTTGAGTCTTTAGCCAATGAAGGCATGATATTTAACCATGCATTTTCTAATGCTGCTGTATGTTCAACAGCTCGCTCAACTTTAGCCACAGGTTCTTATACTCCAAGATTAGCGATGGACAATCATAGACCTTATCTACAAGCTAAATTACCAGAGGGACTTAAACCTATTAGTTTGTTTTTGAAAGATGCCGGTTATTACACCAGCAATGATGCTAAAACTGATTATAACTTTTTAACTCCTGAAAAAATTTGGGATAAAAGTGCCCCAAGAGCATCTTGGAGAGAGCGCCAAACAGACCAACCTTTTTTCCACATGCAGACCTTTGGTATTACTCACGAGGGACAGCTACATTTCCCCAAAGAAGATGTACAAAATGTGCCGACCCAACACAATCCGCACAGCATAGAACTTCCGCCTATTTACCCAAATACAGATTTATTCAAATACACTTATGCTCGTACCCTAGATAACCATCTGACTGCCGATAAACAAATTGGTGAAGTGCTTAAAAAACTAAAAGAAGATGACTTGATGGACGACACTTTTATCTTCTATTTTGGTGACCACGGTGGCGTACTGCCAGCCAGTAAAGGTTATTTATTTGAGCGAGGTTTACATGTTCCTCTAGTAGTCTATGTACCGAAAAACTTTAGACATTTACTCCATAAAGATATGCGCCAGCTAAAACGGGCTTATATTGATGGCTTTGTTAGCTTTATTGATTTTGCCCCAACGTTAATGAAATTAGCTGGACTTCCAGCTTCAGACAAACAAGATGGACAATCATTTTTAGGTGAAGATATCAGCCTAAAAGAACTTAAAAAGAGGGATACCACACTAGGTTACGCAGATCGTTTTGACGAAAAATATGATGTTGTACGTAGTTTACGTAAAGGAAAATACAAATATATTCGTCATTATCAACCATTCAATCCAGATGTTTTATACAATGCCTACCGCTTTAAAAACCAAGCTTTAAAAGAATGGTATGACCTGTATAAAGCAGGTGAATTAAATCCAGTGCAAGCAGCTTTCTTTGAAAGTAAGCCTGTAGAAGCTTTATATGATGTAGAAAAAGACCCATTTGAAACTAAAAACTTAGCAGCTGACAATACACATAAACCAACATTATTAAGCCTCAGAGAAGAATTAAGCTCTCGATTGAAATCTATGCCTGATCTTGGTTTTTTTCCTGAATCTTGGCAGGTAGAAAATGCTTTAGCAAATTCAACCAAATTCGCTAAAAACAACCAAGCAGAAATAGCTAAACTAATCGACATTGCGGACTTACAGTTACAAGACTTTGCTACGGTAAAAAATCAACTTAAGACATCCTTACAATCAACCAATCAATGGCAACGCTATTGGGCTTTAATCAGTTTAAGTCGCTTTAATCAAGACGCGATAGGGTTTTCATCGATAGTCAAACACATCATGACATCTGACAGTAATCTACTCAACAGAGCCCGTGCTGCAGAATATCTAGCAATCACAGATCAAATAAGTGGCAAAGGCATATTAGAAAACTTAGTCGAAAAAAGTAAAAATAACGTCGAAGCTTTAGAAATAATGAATATAGCCACATTACTGCATGATACTAAAGGTACCTTATTTAACTTTTTAATGAAAACAGCTTGGCAACAAGATTACCAAGGTAAGCTAAACAAAAAGCAACAAAAAAACTTAAACTACTGGTTTAGCAACAGAATCAATCATTTAAAGCAAAATAATAATCTATAG
- a CDS encoding IS630 family transposase (programmed frameshift), translating into MHSLKNIDFSTLIAKEKNARMRVRLMALSHIQQGVNRTQAARYLHVSRRMVNEWVKRFNQDGLDGLKEKPRSGRPCALSAEQLQTLKIYIESHAIKPDGGRLKGTLIIDYVKQEFDITYGLTNIYRLLHQLGFSWITSRSKHPKQSQEAQDEFKKLQIETIKLIPGHVTLDKVDIWFQDEARIGQQNTTTRLWANKGSRPRAVKQQQFEYAHLFGAVCPATGETEALITPVVNKDIMRQHLQLISNRTQLDRYAVVIMDGAGWHTDDIAHDLDNVSIIKLPPYSPELNPIEQVWQWLRQNELANQCFDSYEDIVIQCSRAWNNFISDKEKVIKLCARNWAQVGN; encoded by the exons ATGCATAGCTTAAAAAATATCGATTTTTCGACACTCATAGCGAAGGAAAAAAATGCTCGGATGCGAGTCAGATTAATGGCCCTTTCACATATTCAACAAGGCGTTAATCGCACGCAAGCGGCTCGGTATCTGCACGTCAGCCGTAGAATGGTGAATGAGTGGGTGAAGCGCTTCAACCAAGATGGTTTGGACGGATTAAAGGAAAAGCCGCGCTCTGGTCGGCCTTGTGCTTTATCAGCTGAGCAACTGCAGACGTTGAAAATTTACATTGAGTCTCATGCCATAAAACCTGATGGTGGAAGGCTCAAAGGCACACTCATCATTGACTATGTGAAGCAAGAATTTGATATTACCTATGGCCTGACTAACATATATCGTCTACTGCATCAGCTAGGGTTTTCTTGGATAACCAGTCGCTCTAAGCACCCTAAGCAGTCCCAAGAAGCTCAAGACGAGTTT AAAAAACTGCAGATTGAAACGATCAAATTGATCCCAGGCCATGTCACACTGGATAAAGTCGATATTTGGTTTCAAGATGAGGCTAGAATAGGTCAACAGAACACCACTACACGTTTATGGGCGAACAAAGGTAGTCGCCCTAGAGCGGTCAAGCAACAACAGTTTGAGTATGCGCATTTATTTGGGGCTGTATGCCCAGCGACAGGTGAAACAGAAGCCTTGATAACCCCTGTGGTGAACAAAGACATTATGAGACAACATTTACAATTAATATCAAATCGCACACAACTGGATCGCTATGCAGTAGTGATTATGGATGGTGCGGGTTGGCATACAGACGATATTGCGCATGACCTAGATAACGTGAGTATCATCAAGCTTCCGCCCTATTCTCCAGAGCTAAACCCAATCGAGCAGGTATGGCAATGGCTTAGGCAAAATGAGTTGGCCAATCAATGCTTTGATAGCTATGAGGATATTGTCATACAATGCAGTCGGGCATGGAATAACTTTATCAGCGATAAAGAAAAGGTTATCAAATTGTGCGCCAGAAATTGGGCACAGGTGGGAAATTAA
- the rraB gene encoding ribonuclease E inhibitor RraB, translating to MSALTDPELIEWYEFNQETVEALIEDGSDASQAHTIEYHFASADFEALEKAAVDAFKAGFEVGDAEELELDDGGEVFCFDAVVERMLDPLLINQDTDKLYAIATKHKVHYDGWGTYFIEQE from the coding sequence ATGAGTGCACTTACAGATCCAGAATTAATTGAATGGTATGAATTTAATCAAGAAACAGTAGAAGCTTTGATTGAAGATGGAAGTGATGCGAGTCAAGCTCATACCATCGAATACCACTTTGCCAGTGCAGATTTTGAAGCCTTAGAAAAAGCAGCTGTAGATGCCTTTAAAGCTGGTTTTGAAGTAGGTGACGCAGAAGAATTAGAATTAGATGATGGTGGTGAAGTCTTTTGTTTTGATGCAGTCGTTGAGCGTATGTTAGATCCATTACTGATTAATCAAGATACAGATAAATTATATGCCATTGCGACTAAACACAAAGTTCATTACGACGGTTGGGGAACTTATTTCATCGAACAAGAATAA
- a CDS encoding ExeM/NucH family extracellular endonuclease, translated as MKYKISALTALMVASSVQATGVFINEIHYDNSGGDVGEFIEVVAPESQDLTGYSVELYNGNNGSTYATLSISQQTITDGYRFAALPHSGIQNGAPDGMALIDAEGAVVQFLSYEGSMTATGGSAAGMTSEDIGVSETGSTPVGYSLQLAGTEGSQYTDFSWQSAAVATSGAANNSQTFDGSNTDGGTDGGTDGGTDGGTDGGSDGGNSDVISGAVCTNCPDLPKIKDASVFDATAYYANVQAEVDASSPAETIKLVLSDTITSEHKNLSYADVWTALTYTDEDPTNTNNVILWYSARSQAKSTNGSGSASSNGDNWNREHSWAKSHGFPSDSFEAYTDIHHLRPTDISINSSRGNLDFDNSDSPLAESNINRVDSDSFEPRDEVKGDVARMMFYMDTRYEGAGSDTTPDLQLVNRITSTSEAKLGTLCTLIAWSSADSVDESEQRRNDRIYELQGNRNPFVDHPEWINTLYPADSCGNTDGGTDGGSEGGTDGGTDGGTDNGDTSTNLIFINEIHYDNVSTDQGEGVEIAGLAGADLSGLSIVFYNGSSSQLKAYKTVALDGVIPNQSSGFGTVSFAISGIQNGGPDGLALVDSEGTVIQFLSYEGSFEAVDGPAAGMTSTDIGVAETSSTPVGESLQLTGSGFRYEDFVWQEPTLDSFGQVNSGQTFAAPAPFINELHYDNTGGDSDEGVEIAGLAGTDVSGMSIVLYNGSSSQRKSYGTENLSGVIPNQDGGFGTLSFAISGIQNGGPDGLALVDSEGVVLQFLSYEGSFEAVDGPAIGMTSTDIGVSEAGSSAVGDSLQLSGSGVQYSDFTWQGSEANTFGDVNNGQNFGGGSDGGTDGGSDGGSDGGTDGGTADLGQCSDSATLISAIQGSGFVSPLVGQTNTVEAVVSASLPNLSGFFIQEEQADMDTDPTTSEGLFVYYEGALPAEGDVVRVVGEVTEYYEKTQMLAQQVSTACSTATVAATEFSLPFANATDVEALEGMLVTASQELTVSDNYNLKAFGEATLSYGRLFTPTNQFAPGSAEAIALAAENALNKVILDDGVNGSNPEVIPYPAGGLSALNSLRTGDTVTGLVGPMDYSFSAYRVIPLMSPTIFANNARQAAPEITEGNLKVASLNVLNYFSTLDENGNKCGPSNLDCRGANNSEEFARQKAKTVAAIVAMDADIVGLMEIENSGFSAGSAIDDLVSEINNQMGASTYSIVDAGGPVGTDAITVALIYKSAKVSPVGALGILDSSNSISDADGPLFVDTKNRPALVQTFALTENGEELVVSVNHLKSKGSSCGAGDDSTTGQGNCNLTRTRAAQALTAFIASGFADKPTVILGDLNAYAKEDPIAQIESAGYTNLVNYFAGADAYSYTFGGEFGYLDHALANNKALAKTVDVTEWHINADEPRALDYNTEDKSPQQLVDLYEADAYRMSDHDPVVIAMQFDAEVAGAETSADVNGDSSVNFTDYFAILGMLGSASGDANFNAIADYDADGVISTADLQAWYTLYLSQ; from the coding sequence ATGAAATATAAAATTTCAGCGCTGACGGCGTTGATGGTGGCTTCTTCTGTTCAGGCCACTGGAGTATTTATCAATGAAATTCACTACGATAATAGTGGTGGTGATGTTGGTGAGTTTATTGAAGTTGTGGCACCAGAAAGTCAAGATTTGACCGGTTACTCAGTTGAACTTTATAACGGAAACAATGGCAGCACTTACGCAACGCTTAGCATAAGTCAGCAAACGATAACTGACGGGTATCGATTTGCAGCTTTACCTCATTCTGGTATTCAGAACGGTGCACCAGATGGTATGGCCCTGATTGATGCAGAAGGGGCGGTTGTTCAATTTTTAAGTTATGAAGGAAGTATGACCGCAACTGGCGGTAGTGCTGCAGGTATGACAAGTGAAGATATCGGCGTGTCAGAGACGGGTTCTACTCCTGTTGGTTATTCTCTGCAATTAGCGGGGACGGAGGGTAGCCAGTATACAGATTTTAGTTGGCAATCAGCGGCAGTCGCAACGTCAGGGGCTGCAAACAATAGTCAAACTTTTGATGGAAGCAACACTGATGGTGGAACAGATGGCGGCACTGACGGTGGAACAGATGGCGGTACTGATGGTGGTTCAGACGGCGGAAACTCAGATGTAATTAGTGGTGCGGTTTGTACTAATTGCCCAGACTTGCCAAAAATTAAAGACGCCTCTGTATTTGACGCAACTGCTTATTACGCTAATGTTCAAGCTGAAGTCGATGCAAGCTCACCGGCAGAAACTATCAAATTAGTATTAAGTGACACCATTACAAGTGAGCATAAAAATTTATCTTATGCAGATGTTTGGACCGCTTTAACCTATACAGATGAAGATCCAACTAACACTAATAATGTCATCTTATGGTACAGCGCTCGTTCTCAAGCCAAGTCTACTAATGGTAGTGGCTCAGCTAGTTCGAATGGTGATAACTGGAACCGTGAACATTCTTGGGCTAAAAGCCATGGCTTTCCAAGTGATTCTTTTGAAGCATATACTGATATTCATCATTTAAGACCCACAGATATTAGTATCAATAGTTCACGTGGTAATTTAGATTTTGACAATAGTGATAGCCCGCTTGCTGAAAGTAATATCAACCGCGTAGATAGCGATTCGTTTGAACCTAGAGATGAAGTGAAAGGCGATGTAGCCCGTATGATGTTTTATATGGACACTCGTTATGAAGGAGCAGGATCTGATACCACTCCCGATTTACAATTAGTTAATCGAATTACCAGTACTAGCGAAGCTAAGTTAGGTACTTTGTGTACCCTAATTGCTTGGAGCTCAGCTGACTCAGTAGATGAGTCAGAACAAAGACGTAATGATCGAATTTATGAGTTACAAGGTAACCGTAACCCATTTGTTGATCATCCTGAGTGGATTAATACTCTTTACCCTGCTGATTCATGTGGTAACACAGATGGCGGTACTGACGGCGGCTCAGAGGGTGGTACTGACGGCGGTACAGATGGTGGCACTGATAACGGTGATACCTCTACTAACTTAATTTTTATTAATGAAATCCATTATGACAATGTAAGTACTGACCAAGGCGAAGGCGTTGAAATTGCAGGATTGGCAGGTGCTGACTTAAGTGGTTTGAGCATTGTGTTTTACAATGGCAGCAGTAGCCAACTAAAAGCATATAAAACCGTCGCTTTAGATGGTGTTATACCCAATCAAAGTAGTGGCTTTGGAACTGTATCATTTGCAATATCGGGCATTCAAAATGGCGGCCCTGATGGCTTAGCATTAGTGGATAGTGAAGGTACTGTAATACAGTTTTTAAGTTACGAAGGTAGCTTTGAAGCAGTAGACGGCCCAGCTGCAGGCATGACAAGCACAGATATTGGTGTTGCAGAAACCAGCAGTACGCCTGTTGGCGAATCTTTGCAGCTTACTGGTAGTGGATTTAGATATGAAGATTTTGTTTGGCAGGAGCCTACTTTAGATAGTTTTGGTCAGGTTAACTCTGGTCAAACTTTTGCTGCCCCTGCACCATTTATTAATGAACTTCATTATGACAATACTGGCGGTGACTCAGATGAGGGTGTTGAAATTGCTGGGTTAGCCGGTACAGATGTATCTGGTATGAGTATCGTGCTCTACAACGGCAGTAGTTCTCAACGTAAAAGTTATGGGACTGAGAATTTAAGTGGTGTCATACCTAATCAAGATGGTGGTTTTGGTACCTTATCTTTTGCTATTTCAGGTATTCAAAATGGAGGTCCTGATGGCTTAGCCTTAGTTGATAGCGAAGGCGTTGTGCTGCAATTTTTAAGTTATGAAGGTAGCTTTGAAGCTGTAGATGGCCCAGCTATTGGCATGACAAGTACTGATATTGGCGTGAGTGAAGCGGGTAGTTCGGCTGTTGGTGATTCATTACAGTTAAGTGGTTCTGGTGTTCAATATTCAGACTTTACTTGGCAGGGCTCTGAGGCCAATACATTTGGTGATGTCAATAATGGCCAAAATTTTGGTGGTGGTTCTGACGGTGGCACCGATGGCGGGTCTGATGGTGGGTCTGATGGTGGTACTGACGGCGGCACTGCGGATTTAGGACAATGTTCAGACTCTGCGACCTTAATCAGCGCTATTCAAGGTTCTGGTTTTGTATCGCCGCTTGTGGGACAAACCAATACAGTTGAAGCTGTGGTAAGTGCGTCATTACCTAACCTTAGTGGTTTCTTCATACAAGAAGAGCAAGCTGATATGGATACTGACCCTACTACCTCTGAAGGCCTATTCGTTTATTACGAAGGGGCACTACCAGCTGAAGGTGATGTAGTACGTGTAGTAGGTGAAGTAACTGAGTACTACGAAAAAACCCAAATGCTTGCTCAGCAAGTATCGACGGCTTGTAGCACTGCCACAGTAGCTGCAACTGAATTTAGCCTACCTTTTGCTAATGCTACTGATGTTGAAGCCCTTGAAGGTATGCTAGTTACTGCGTCACAGGAATTGACCGTCAGCGATAACTACAATTTAAAAGCTTTTGGAGAGGCAACTTTATCTTATGGTCGCTTGTTCACGCCAACAAACCAATTTGCCCCAGGTTCTGCTGAGGCAATCGCTCTAGCTGCTGAAAACGCATTAAACAAAGTAATACTAGACGATGGTGTGAATGGTTCTAACCCTGAGGTTATTCCATACCCTGCTGGTGGTTTATCTGCCCTTAACTCGCTGCGTACAGGCGACACAGTTACTGGGTTGGTTGGGCCAATGGACTATAGCTTTAGCGCTTATCGTGTTATTCCGTTAATGAGTCCTACAATTTTTGCGAATAATGCGCGCCAAGCTGCACCAGAGATTACTGAAGGTAACTTGAAAGTAGCAAGCTTAAATGTACTGAACTATTTCTCTACTTTGGATGAAAATGGCAACAAGTGTGGTCCAAGTAACTTAGATTGTAGAGGGGCAAATAATTCAGAAGAGTTTGCTCGTCAAAAAGCTAAGACTGTGGCGGCCATTGTCGCGATGGACGCAGATATTGTAGGTCTAATGGAAATTGAAAATAGCGGCTTTAGCGCAGGTTCAGCGATTGACGATCTAGTTTCTGAAATTAACAATCAAATGGGTGCTAGCACTTACTCCATTGTTGATGCTGGTGGACCGGTAGGTACTGACGCAATTACAGTTGCGCTTATTTATAAATCTGCAAAAGTTTCACCTGTTGGCGCCTTAGGTATTTTAGATAGTAGTAATTCTATTAGCGATGCGGATGGGCCGTTATTTGTTGATACCAAAAACCGTCCAGCACTAGTGCAAACTTTTGCTTTGACTGAAAATGGCGAAGAATTAGTGGTGAGTGTTAATCACCTTAAATCGAAAGGTTCAAGCTGTGGTGCTGGCGACGACTCGACTACTGGTCAAGGTAATTGTAACTTAACGCGTACTCGAGCAGCACAAGCACTTACGGCCTTTATTGCCTCTGGGTTTGCTGATAAGCCTACAGTTATTTTAGGGGATTTAAATGCTTACGCTAAAGAAGATCCTATTGCCCAAATTGAATCTGCTGGTTATACCAACTTAGTGAACTATTTTGCTGGAGCTGACGCTTATTCTTATACATTTGGTGGCGAGTTTGGTTATTTAGACCATGCCCTAGCAAATAATAAAGCCTTGGCTAAGACAGTTGATGTCACTGAATGGCATATCAATGCAGACGAGCCAAGAGCCTTAGATTACAACACCGAAGATAAAAGTCCGCAGCAGTTAGTTGACTTGTATGAAGCAGACGCTTATCGCATGTCTGACCATGATCCCGTTGTGATCGCTATGCAATTTGATGCTGAGGTGGCGGGTGCTGAAACATCTGCTGACGTGAATGGGGATAGCAGTGTTAATTTCACTGATTACTTTGCCATTCTAGGCATGTTAGGCAGTGCCTCTGGAGATGCAAACTTTAATGCAATTGCAGATTATGACGCCGATGGTGTGATTTCAACTGCAGACTTACAAGCTTGGTATACTTTGTACCTAAGCCAATAA
- a CDS encoding LysR family transcriptional regulator, with translation MLNRLQESDIKLLRVFYAVASCNGFTAAEPVLRMQRPNISAAIKKLEERLDLVLCHRGRGGFQMTKEGEVVFQETKRIFNSFDNFVFNLKSLHDDYSGHITLVMMAGLPLSYHLAVSKAVKSTMKKFNDIHVNIQTRLYNEVEHVALSGECHLVLSTYDMVKPESVTFHPVEVTCKGRLYCAPSHVLAKYREGLPSSVKIEEYPAIGISGLSSANYISDDIRMAIQTFSDSYDACLSAIMTGEYVGLLPDYVLKNQAAGLGLVPVGGSMFEFGHDLFVMNGKNTRLNPVLRHLIKEICYFIQQVEK, from the coding sequence ATGTTAAACCGCCTACAAGAATCAGACATCAAGTTGCTACGCGTATTTTATGCTGTGGCTTCATGTAATGGATTTACTGCCGCTGAACCTGTGTTACGTATGCAGCGTCCAAATATTAGTGCTGCAATTAAAAAACTCGAAGAACGTTTAGACTTAGTCTTATGTCATAGGGGCCGAGGTGGCTTTCAAATGACCAAAGAAGGCGAGGTGGTTTTTCAAGAAACCAAACGTATTTTTAACTCTTTTGATAACTTTGTGTTTAACCTAAAAAGTTTGCACGATGACTATTCAGGGCATATTACTTTAGTGATGATGGCTGGTTTACCGCTTTCTTATCACTTGGCTGTGAGTAAAGCTGTTAAAAGTACCATGAAGAAATTTAACGATATTCATGTGAATATTCAAACTCGTTTGTATAACGAAGTTGAACACGTTGCATTGTCTGGTGAGTGTCATCTAGTTTTGTCTACTTACGATATGGTAAAACCTGAATCTGTTACTTTTCATCCAGTGGAAGTGACCTGTAAAGGTCGTCTTTATTGTGCCCCTTCACATGTGTTAGCAAAATATCGTGAAGGGTTACCTAGCAGCGTTAAAATTGAAGAATATCCAGCGATAGGTATATCAGGCTTGTCTTCTGCGAATTATATTTCTGACGATATACGTATGGCCATCCAAACATTTTCTGATTCTTATGATGCTTGTTTATCGGCTATTATGACTGGCGAATATGTGGGGTTATTACCTGATTATGTCTTAAAAAATCAAGCTGCTGGCTTAGGTTTAGTTCCTGTAGGCGGAAGTATGTTTGAATTTGGCCATGATTTATTTGTGATGAATGGTAAAAATACTCGATTAAATCCTGTTTTAAGACATCTTATTAAAGAAATTTGTTACTTTATTCAGCAAGTAGAAAAATAA